A window of Apium graveolens cultivar Ventura chromosome 8, ASM990537v1, whole genome shotgun sequence contains these coding sequences:
- the LOC141679302 gene encoding uncharacterized protein LOC141679302, producing MFEGIKKRLGEAKGRWAEELPLVLWVYRTTHIFHRGNPLQVVYGTNALVPVEVGLESYRTEVYTMEINNFRLRVNVDLLEENREAAHQRNVKYLLQVAQHYDSEIKKRLFGIGNFVLREVDASMPTKQGKLHPNWEEPYKVVEVIRPGTYKLQTLAGETIKNTWHASRLRKFYQ from the coding sequence ATGTTTGAAGGGATCAAGAAAAGATTGGGTGAAGCCAAAGGAAGATGGGCCGAGGAGTTACCCTTGGTCTTATGGGTCTACCGAACAACGCATATCTTCCACCGGGGAAACCCCCTCCAGGTTGTATATGGAACAAATGCACTAGTACCAGTCGAAGTGGGCCTAGAGTCTTACCGAACAGAAGTCTACACCATGGAGATCAATAACTTTAGACTAAGGGTGAATGTAGATTTACTAGAAGAAAATAGGGAAGCAGCCCACCAGAGGAACGTAAAATACCTACTTCAGGTTGCCCAACACTATGATTCAGAAATAAAGAAAAGGTTGTTCGGGATAGGAAACTTCGTCTTGAGAGAAGTTGATGCGTCCATGCCAACGAAGCAAGGAAAACTTCATCCAAACTGGGAGGAGCCTTACAAAGTAGTGGAGGTCATTCGTCCAGGGACTTATAAGTTGCAAACATTGGCTGGAGAGACCATCAAGAACACTTGGCATGCCAGTCGCCTTCGGAAATTTTATCAGTAA